From a single Sulfolobus sp. E5-1-F genomic region:
- the fbp gene encoding fructose-1,6-bisphosphate aldolase/phosphatase — protein MKTTLSVIKADIGSLAGHHVVHPDTIAAANKILAEAKRNNIISDYYITYVGDDLQLIMTHNRGELDTKVHETAWNAFKEAAKIAKDLGLYAAGQDLLSDSFSGNLRGMGPGIAEIEFEERPAEPVVIFMADKTEPGAYNLPLYKIFADPFNTAGLVIDPTMHEGYKFEVLDVYEGESITLNTPEESYDLLALIGTPSRYIVRRVYRKADNLQASVVSVERLNLIAGKYVGKDDPVMVIRAQHGLPALGEILEAFTVPYLVPGWMRGSHYGPLMPVSQKDVRATRFDGPPRLVGLGFNIKNGKLVGPTDLFDDPAFDEVRRTAVIIADYIRKHGPFMPHRLEPQEMEYTTLPLVIEKLKNRFKKETDMYKTKPSLYSHESSHE, from the coding sequence ATGAAAACTACACTTAGTGTAATCAAGGCCGATATAGGAAGCCTAGCTGGACATCATGTTGTTCACCCTGATACGATAGCTGCAGCTAACAAAATATTAGCGGAAGCTAAAAGGAATAACATAATTTCCGATTACTATATAACCTATGTTGGTGACGATTTACAATTAATAATGACACATAACAGAGGAGAACTAGATACTAAAGTTCATGAAACAGCTTGGAACGCATTTAAAGAAGCTGCAAAAATAGCTAAGGATCTGGGATTATATGCTGCAGGACAAGATTTACTTTCAGATTCCTTTTCTGGTAATCTTAGAGGTATGGGTCCTGGAATCGCTGAAATAGAATTTGAAGAGAGACCCGCTGAACCAGTAGTTATTTTCATGGCCGATAAAACTGAGCCTGGCGCCTATAATCTTCCATTATACAAGATATTTGCAGATCCATTTAATACTGCGGGACTCGTAATAGATCCAACTATGCATGAAGGGTATAAATTTGAAGTTTTAGATGTATATGAAGGAGAGTCAATAACTTTAAACACACCAGAAGAAAGTTATGATCTACTTGCATTAATAGGAACACCTAGTAGATATATTGTTCGAAGAGTTTATAGGAAGGCTGATAATTTACAAGCGTCAGTTGTATCTGTAGAAAGATTGAACCTAATAGCTGGAAAATACGTAGGCAAAGATGATCCAGTTATGGTAATAAGAGCTCAGCACGGTTTGCCTGCTTTAGGAGAAATTTTAGAAGCATTTACAGTACCTTATTTGGTACCAGGATGGATGAGAGGTAGTCACTATGGACCTCTTATGCCAGTATCACAAAAAGACGTAAGAGCCACAAGGTTCGATGGTCCTCCTAGGTTAGTAGGTTTAGGATTTAACATCAAAAATGGAAAACTAGTTGGACCTACTGATTTATTTGATGATCCTGCATTTGACGAGGTAAGGAGAACAGCCGTAATAATTGCAGATTATATTAGGAAACATGGTCCATTTATGCCTCATAGATTAGAGCCGCAAGAAATGGAGTATACCACACTACCATTAGTAATAGAGAAGTTAAAGAATAGATTTAAGAAAGAGACAGATATGTATAAAACTAAACCAAGCTTATATTCACACGAAAGTTCGCACGAGTAA
- a CDS encoding 30S ribosomal protein S17e, with amino-acid sequence MGNIYTKDIKRVVKEIYNQYKDEIKEDYNANKQIVVKYVDVKSKKVRNRIAGYLTRYYKIMKEKETSQTEEKEEISEEI; translated from the coding sequence ATGGGTAATATATATACTAAAGATATAAAAAGGGTAGTAAAGGAAATATATAATCAATATAAAGATGAAATAAAAGAAGATTATAATGCAAATAAGCAAATAGTTGTTAAATATGTTGATGTAAAGTCGAAGAAAGTGAGAAACAGGATAGCAGGATATCTTACAAGGTATTATAAAATCATGAAAGAAAAAGAGACTTCTCAGACTGAAGAGAAAGAGGAAATATCAGAAGAGATCTAG
- a CDS encoding ATP-binding protein, with product MNKNLWVPILLICLGIGILLHNLINIDLLFLIFLVIITMIILFIFKNSFKVKIDKYILKNGIFQIVYDNTCICGVAMKITGKIEPTSNRNDIEKEFKDFINAIARKDSEFKFTILTTVEKNKLGSSIIIYRILQNSTDIGIDSFMEEVNNLLVLAKAIAPHLEFKIIQPSKNVLPIPMTFGNYPFLTVSEITYTNPINSNIISEDFDVEIGEATNGTVTSKVGIRVKDVTRHIGIFGSTGSGKTNTAILLASQLHTRGVKVIILDWHGEYAQFLKNEFRVYDEETIVKINPLHLIDLDVEDTVDIIGDVLQLTDPQRFLLYTILLKLKSYRKFSINNLLEVINSIEDTSYWMRDVKYALLRKIFILFTPTASKLFSSIDEISLNEFPDYLTTSTIINLGFISNLKLRKLYSLFLIKLLVESYIRYKINQQTLIILDEAQNYFNKEGNEFIDRLVSEIRKYNVGLCFITQSPSLLSQNVLKNTNIKIIHSIKSDSDKKAIRDTLSLDERLTQSLDKLDIGEAIISAPNLKIPIIIKIKKMS from the coding sequence ATGAATAAAAATCTATGGGTTCCTATATTACTCATATGTCTGGGAATTGGAATTCTACTTCATAATTTAATTAATATTGATTTACTGTTTTTAATTTTTTTAGTAATAATAACAATGATTATTTTATTTATTTTTAAAAATTCTTTTAAAGTAAAAATAGATAAATACATTCTTAAGAATGGGATCTTCCAAATCGTTTACGATAATACTTGTATTTGTGGTGTTGCTATGAAGATAACGGGTAAAATTGAACCAACTTCAAATAGAAACGACATAGAAAAAGAATTTAAGGATTTCATAAATGCAATAGCCCGAAAAGACTCTGAATTTAAGTTTACAATACTCACTACAGTAGAGAAGAATAAGTTAGGATCTTCAATTATAATTTATAGGATATTACAAAATTCCACTGATATAGGAATAGATAGTTTTATGGAAGAAGTAAATAATTTGTTAGTGTTAGCAAAAGCTATAGCTCCACATTTGGAGTTTAAAATTATTCAACCATCAAAGAATGTGCTTCCAATTCCAATGACCTTTGGGAACTACCCTTTTTTAACAGTATCCGAGATAACCTACACCAATCCTATCAACTCTAATATAATATCTGAGGATTTTGACGTAGAGATAGGAGAGGCTACAAATGGGACAGTAACATCAAAGGTAGGTATAAGAGTAAAGGATGTAACAAGACATATAGGCATATTTGGAAGTACCGGATCTGGTAAGACAAATACAGCGATACTTTTAGCTTCTCAATTGCACACCAGGGGTGTAAAGGTGATTATATTAGATTGGCATGGTGAATATGCACAATTCCTTAAAAACGAATTTAGAGTTTACGATGAGGAAACTATAGTAAAAATAAATCCGCTGCACTTAATTGATTTAGACGTAGAGGATACAGTAGACATTATTGGAGATGTATTGCAATTAACAGATCCACAACGATTTTTACTTTATACTATATTATTAAAACTAAAAAGTTATAGAAAATTCTCAATTAATAATTTACTAGAAGTTATTAATAGTATTGAGGACACTTCATACTGGATGAGAGACGTAAAATACGCGCTTCTTAGAAAAATATTTATCTTATTCACACCAACTGCCTCAAAATTATTCTCGAGTATAGATGAAATTTCCCTTAATGAGTTCCCAGACTATTTGACGACTTCTACCATCATAAACTTAGGATTTATTTCTAACCTTAAACTTAGAAAATTATATTCATTATTTCTAATAAAACTTCTAGTGGAAAGTTATATAAGATATAAGATAAACCAGCAGACTCTTATTATTCTAGATGAAGCGCAGAATTATTTCAATAAAGAAGGAAATGAATTTATAGATAGATTAGTTTCTGAGATAAGAAAATATAATGTAGGTCTATGTTTTATTACGCAATCACCTTCATTACTTTCACAGAACGTGTTAAAAAATACAAATATAAAAATTATTCACTCAATAAAATCAGATAGTGATAAAAAGGCTATCAGAGATACGTTATCACTTGATGAAAGGCTTACTCAAAGTTTAGATAAACTAGACATAGGAGAAGCAATAATAAGCGCACCGAATCTAAAAATTCCTATAATAATTAAAATTAAAAAAATGTCTTAA
- the thsB gene encoding thermosome subunit beta, producing MATATVATTPEGIPVIILKEGSSRTYGKEALRTNIAAVKAIEEALKSTYGPRGMDKMLVDSLGDITITNDGATILDKMDLQHPTGKLLVQIAKGQDEETADGTKTAVILAGELAKKAEDLLYKEIHPTIIVSGYKKAEEIALKTIQDIAQPVSINDTDVLRRVALTSLGSKAVAGAREYLADLVVKAVAQVAELRGDKWYVDLDNVQIVKKHGGSINDTQLVYGIVVDKEVVHPGMPKRIENAKIALLDASLEVEKPELDAEIRINDPTQMHKFLEEEENILKEKVDKIAATGANVVICQKGIDEVAQHYLAKKGILAVRRAKKSDLEKLARATGGRVISNIDELTSQDLGYAALVEERKVGEDKMVFVEGAKNPKSVSILIRGGLERVVDETERALRDALGTVADVIRDGRAVAGGGAVEIEIAKRLRKYAPQVGGKEQLAIEAYANAIEGLVMILAENAGLDPIDKLMQLRSLHENEANKWYGLNLFTGNPEDMWKSGVIEPALVKMNAIKAATEAVTLVLRIDDIVAAGKKSGSEPSGKKDKEEKSSED from the coding sequence ATGGCAACAGCTACAGTTGCAACTACACCCGAAGGTATACCTGTAATAATTTTAAAGGAAGGATCAAGTAGAACATATGGAAAAGAAGCTTTAAGGACTAATATTGCTGCAGTGAAGGCAATTGAAGAGGCATTAAAAAGTACCTACGGTCCACGTGGAATGGATAAAATGCTTGTCGATAGCTTAGGAGATATCACAATAACAAATGATGGAGCAACAATTCTTGATAAAATGGATTTACAACACCCAACAGGTAAGCTTTTAGTTCAGATAGCTAAAGGACAAGACGAGGAAACAGCTGATGGCACTAAGACTGCCGTAATTCTAGCTGGAGAATTAGCTAAAAAAGCAGAAGATCTGTTATACAAGGAGATCCATCCCACAATAATTGTAAGCGGATATAAGAAGGCAGAAGAAATTGCATTAAAGACTATCCAAGATATAGCACAACCAGTCAGTATAAATGATACTGACGTACTAAGGAGAGTAGCGTTAACATCCTTAGGTAGTAAAGCAGTAGCAGGTGCACGAGAATATTTAGCTGACCTTGTAGTTAAGGCCGTAGCACAAGTAGCAGAATTAAGGGGAGACAAGTGGTACGTTGATCTAGATAATGTGCAGATAGTTAAAAAACATGGTGGTAGCATTAACGATACTCAATTAGTATATGGCATAGTAGTTGACAAAGAAGTTGTACATCCGGGTATGCCAAAAAGGATTGAAAACGCTAAGATAGCACTTTTGGATGCTTCATTGGAAGTTGAGAAACCAGAATTAGATGCGGAAATAAGAATTAACGACCCCACACAGATGCATAAATTCCTGGAAGAAGAAGAAAACATATTGAAAGAGAAAGTAGATAAGATCGCAGCTACTGGTGCTAATGTTGTAATATGTCAGAAAGGTATTGATGAAGTTGCACAACATTATTTAGCTAAGAAGGGTATATTAGCTGTTAGAAGAGCTAAGAAGAGCGATTTAGAAAAATTAGCTAGAGCTACTGGAGGTAGAGTGATATCTAACATTGACGAATTAACGTCACAAGATCTAGGTTATGCCGCCTTAGTAGAAGAGAGAAAAGTAGGAGAGGATAAGATGGTATTCGTAGAAGGTGCAAAGAATCCAAAATCAGTTAGCATACTAATAAGAGGTGGATTAGAGAGAGTAGTAGATGAAACTGAAAGAGCTCTTAGAGATGCTTTAGGCACTGTGGCAGATGTAATAAGAGATGGTAGAGCAGTAGCTGGTGGTGGAGCTGTTGAGATAGAGATAGCTAAGAGACTAAGAAAATATGCTCCACAAGTCGGTGGTAAAGAGCAATTAGCAATTGAAGCCTATGCAAACGCGATAGAAGGACTTGTCATGATATTAGCGGAAAACGCGGGATTAGATCCTATAGATAAATTAATGCAATTAAGAAGTCTTCACGAAAATGAGGCCAATAAATGGTATGGACTTAATTTATTCACTGGAAATCCAGAGGATATGTGGAAATCAGGTGTTATTGAACCAGCATTAGTGAAAATGAATGCAATTAAAGCTGCAACAGAAGCTGTAACATTGGTATTAAGAATAGACGACATTGTAGCAGCTGGAAAGAAGAGTGGTAGTGAGCCGAGCGGTAAGAAAGATAAAGAAGAGAAGTCATCCGAAGATTAA
- a CDS encoding TFIIB-type zinc ribbon-containing protein has translation MECPVCGSSEIIWDNKNGEVVCSNCGTIIDSIYYSEQNEPESTETIIINNKFYKDEILIKKLRIKNFLKNNRIENKKTDRYEIILRSILLDSQYKKIYKVLYNEGILSGLKAKSKLGLLIYFRFALNDQYLHQLEQFGIKNENLKKRLRRIGWRRLTLIFDKLNEESDRI, from the coding sequence ATGGAATGCCCTGTGTGTGGTTCCAGTGAAATAATTTGGGATAACAAGAACGGGGAAGTTGTATGTAGCAATTGTGGTACAATTATTGATAGTATTTATTATAGTGAGCAGAACGAACCGGAGAGTACAGAGACGATCATAATAAATAATAAGTTCTATAAGGATGAAATATTAATTAAAAAATTACGAATAAAAAATTTCCTAAAGAATAATCGTATTGAGAATAAGAAAACGGATCGATACGAAATTATCTTAAGATCTATATTGCTTGATAGTCAATACAAAAAAATATATAAAGTACTTTATAACGAGGGTATTCTAAGTGGTTTGAAGGCTAAAAGTAAACTCGGTCTTCTGATTTATTTTAGATTTGCATTAAATGATCAATATTTACATCAATTAGAGCAATTTGGTATAAAAAACGAAAATCTTAAGAAAAGACTTAGAAGAATTGGTTGGAGACGTTTAACGTTAATCTTTGATAAACTTAACGAAGAAAGCGATCGTATCTGA
- the hisS gene encoding histidine--tRNA ligase: MVKFETVRGMKDYIGIDAEKIRYLESTFRDLAIKYGYSEIITPIVEEFKLFALKGGEELRETMYVFKDKADRELSLRPEITPSVARAYIQNLQSSPRPIRLFYFGTVYRYDEPQYGRYREFRQAGVEMIGDSSILADLEVLDLLYNFYDKLNLSNDITIKLNNIGIFRKIMDKYNIEDNLQEHILHLIDKNKINEALDILEKNIKNKDIVDFFNEILTKKDAKLEDIESLTKLEEVSKLDIKNEFLYLFRLSSLLNNLNIKFKIDLGFVRGLAYYTGLIFEVLHPSVQFSIAGGGRYDKLIELYGGLPSPAIGFAIGVERTLLVVRELKVEEPINVIVIGMSEDAIPSMFKVSRILRKEEYRVVINTKDQPLSKLLPYYASQGFKLAIIIGKQELEKNMITIRNLITRKQISVPLENVEDAIKQTL, encoded by the coding sequence ATGGTGAAATTTGAAACAGTAAGGGGTATGAAAGATTATATTGGAATAGATGCAGAAAAAATTAGATATTTGGAATCTACCTTTAGAGACCTAGCAATAAAATATGGATATTCTGAAATTATAACACCAATAGTGGAAGAATTTAAACTGTTTGCGTTGAAGGGTGGAGAGGAGTTAAGGGAAACAATGTATGTATTTAAGGATAAGGCAGATAGGGAACTATCATTAAGACCTGAAATAACACCTAGTGTAGCAAGAGCTTACATACAAAATTTACAGAGTTCACCCAGGCCGATAAGGTTATTCTACTTCGGTACCGTTTATAGATATGATGAACCACAATATGGTAGATATAGGGAGTTTAGACAAGCCGGAGTAGAAATGATAGGCGATTCTTCTATTTTAGCCGATCTAGAAGTATTAGACTTGTTGTATAATTTCTATGACAAGCTAAATCTTTCCAATGATATAACTATTAAACTAAATAATATTGGCATATTTAGAAAAATAATGGATAAGTATAATATCGAAGATAATTTACAAGAGCATATCTTGCATCTAATAGATAAGAACAAGATTAACGAAGCTCTAGATATCCTTGAAAAAAACATAAAGAATAAAGATATAGTAGACTTTTTTAATGAAATTCTAACTAAGAAGGATGCAAAATTGGAAGATATAGAGTCTTTAACTAAGTTGGAGGAGGTTTCAAAACTAGATATTAAAAATGAATTTTTATATCTATTTCGATTATCTAGCCTTTTAAACAACTTAAATATAAAATTTAAGATTGACTTAGGTTTTGTAAGAGGATTAGCGTATTATACTGGTCTAATATTTGAGGTTCTTCATCCCTCGGTACAGTTTAGTATTGCCGGAGGAGGGAGATATGATAAACTTATAGAACTTTATGGTGGCTTACCCTCACCTGCAATAGGATTTGCAATAGGAGTTGAGAGAACTTTGTTAGTAGTTAGAGAGTTGAAAGTGGAAGAACCAATAAATGTGATAGTAATAGGCATGTCCGAAGACGCAATTCCATCAATGTTTAAAGTATCGAGGATACTAAGAAAGGAAGAATATAGGGTAGTAATAAATACTAAAGATCAACCTCTTTCAAAACTATTACCTTACTATGCATCACAAGGATTTAAGCTCGCGATAATAATAGGTAAACAAGAACTGGAGAAAAACATGATAACAATTAGAAATTTAATTACACGAAAACAGATTTCAGTTCCATTGGAGAACGTTGAAGATGCAATAAAACAAACGTTATAA
- the psmB gene encoding archaeal proteasome endopeptidase complex subunit beta has protein sequence MEELPATAVGLKVNDGVILASERRLSYGGYVLSKQAKKVHKIGKFLIAGAGIYGDLQTLMRIMNVEIKYYEISTGKSISVHAAAKLLSVILYQYKVMPFISEILFGGIDEKGPQLYVLDPIGSLIEDNYAAVGSGAKIAIGVLESEYDPTMNLDMATQLITKAIKASIERDITSGDGIDLAIIDKKGNYENKFIPY, from the coding sequence ATGGAAGAATTACCTGCAACTGCTGTTGGTTTAAAGGTAAATGACGGAGTTATATTAGCTTCTGAAAGACGATTAAGCTATGGTGGTTATGTATTAAGTAAACAAGCTAAGAAAGTACATAAGATAGGTAAATTTCTCATAGCAGGGGCCGGAATATATGGTGACTTACAGACTTTGATGCGCATAATGAACGTAGAAATAAAGTACTATGAGATTTCAACCGGTAAATCAATCTCTGTTCACGCTGCAGCTAAATTGCTTTCAGTAATACTATATCAGTATAAAGTAATGCCATTCATTTCCGAAATTCTATTTGGAGGAATTGATGAAAAAGGTCCACAACTTTATGTATTAGACCCTATAGGCTCATTAATTGAAGATAATTACGCAGCAGTGGGATCAGGAGCCAAGATCGCTATAGGAGTTCTTGAATCTGAATATGATCCCACTATGAATTTAGACATGGCAACACAATTAATAACAAAAGCAATAAAAGCATCTATAGAACGTGATATTACATCTGGAGATGGAATAGATTTAGCGATAATAGATAAGAAAGGAAACTATGAGAACAAATTCATCCCATACTAA
- a CDS encoding DNA-directed RNA polymerase subunit G, with amino-acid sequence MMESKAQEIILSCEINSIERGSLKNLSIIHMSCNDFNISFDIIDSINIFSQKEKVKAIISKSRPSYTNDDFCGHGYVVTELKDSSSSNGDRYTTIISLFGLLVKIISNKESFLKTYQLNAMDHIYFCVKKNI; translated from the coding sequence ATGATGGAATCAAAGGCACAAGAAATAATTCTAAGTTGTGAAATAAATAGTATTGAAAGAGGTAGCTTAAAGAATTTATCCATAATACATATGTCTTGCAACGACTTTAATATAAGTTTTGATATAATCGATAGCATAAATATATTTAGCCAAAAAGAAAAAGTGAAAGCTATAATTTCTAAAAGTAGACCTTCATATACTAATGATGACTTCTGTGGACACGGCTATGTAGTTACTGAGCTAAAAGATTCTTCTTCGAGCAACGGAGATAGATACACAACGATAATTTCATTATTTGGATTGCTAGTAAAGATAATAAGTAATAAAGAAAGTTTTCTTAAAACATATCAATTAAATGCTATGGATCATATTTACTTCTGCGTTAAGAAAAATATTTAG
- a CDS encoding Lsm family RNA-binding protein: protein MSSGRRISSELNNLIDKTIIVKTTNGKTYTGQLYAYELSPFIISLTNVKDDNNNAFYKVMINGNTISEIIIKNPPLFEPREFAELVEKSLNLRPADIKVYEETGVVTILERIKVSQNGVEGSGPMAQRIYDLYNDYINKKKKELGL from the coding sequence ATGAGTAGTGGAAGAAGGATCTCGAGCGAATTAAATAACCTAATAGATAAGACTATAATTGTAAAAACTACTAATGGGAAAACGTATACTGGTCAACTTTATGCATATGAACTTTCGCCATTTATTATTAGTTTAACAAATGTTAAAGACGATAATAATAATGCTTTCTATAAAGTAATGATAAATGGAAATACAATTTCAGAGATAATAATTAAGAATCCTCCACTATTTGAGCCAAGAGAGTTTGCGGAATTAGTTGAAAAATCCTTAAATTTAAGGCCAGCTGATATAAAAGTTTACGAAGAGACGGGAGTAGTGACAATTTTAGAAAGAATTAAGGTATCACAAAATGGAGTAGAAGGAAGTGGACCAATGGCTCAAAGAATTTATGATCTATATAATGATTATATAAATAAAAAGAAAAAGGAATTAGGTCTATGA
- the tgtA gene encoding tRNA guanosine(15) transglycosylase TgtA, translating into MTVFEVKYEDLAGRIGILKTRSGNLETPTFFPVINILKDEISIDEIRNIGFKNFITNSYILYKNMYIKNDIHKELNSEDMIIMTDSGAYQILEYGDIGITNYEIVNYQLMIKPDIAVILDLPTGNTDDYESAKMTIYETLKRAEEASKIIVKNQDNNIIWVYPIQGGKYLDLVKTSAEGLSKFEDIYNMVALGSPTVLLERYMYDTVIDMIYTAKSNIKRGIPFHLFGGGLPHIIPFAVTLGVDSFDSASYIIYARDNRYITRTRVYKLEDLEYFPCSCPICSKYTPKDLLEMNEKERTRALAIHNLYTILEEFKATKQAIKEGRLFEYLQEKAYSHPAVYSAFKRLIKYKEYLEKYDPRVRGDPKGLLLFDNKSLHRPEIIRHSRFLERYVQKKDKIHIYCYDKTISDTAYDYIKSIKETIPNHNTGDIFIAIPFFGLIPLEVSDSYPLSQFEIPNEVDEDVIADMKTKIISFLKSKNYQKVELVNCEKLGLHIDSISTSP; encoded by the coding sequence ATGACTGTATTTGAAGTAAAATACGAAGATCTTGCGGGAAGAATAGGTATCTTAAAAACAAGAAGCGGTAACTTAGAAACTCCAACATTCTTTCCAGTAATTAATATATTAAAAGATGAAATATCAATAGATGAGATAAGAAATATAGGATTTAAGAATTTTATCACGAACTCATATATACTATATAAAAATATGTATATAAAAAATGATATACATAAAGAGCTAAACTCTGAAGATATGATCATAATGACTGATTCGGGAGCATACCAAATTCTAGAGTACGGAGACATAGGAATAACCAATTATGAGATCGTGAATTACCAGCTCATGATAAAACCAGATATCGCTGTAATATTAGATTTGCCTACTGGAAATACAGACGATTATGAAAGTGCTAAAATGACAATATATGAGACTCTAAAGAGAGCAGAAGAAGCCTCAAAAATCATAGTAAAAAACCAAGATAACAATATTATTTGGGTATATCCAATACAAGGAGGAAAATATCTTGATCTAGTTAAGACTTCTGCTGAAGGACTATCTAAGTTTGAAGATATATACAATATGGTCGCGCTTGGTAGTCCAACAGTTCTCTTAGAGCGATACATGTATGATACTGTAATTGACATGATTTATACTGCTAAATCTAACATAAAAAGAGGAATTCCATTTCATTTATTTGGAGGAGGGTTACCTCATATTATTCCATTTGCAGTAACGTTAGGAGTGGATAGTTTTGACTCTGCCTCATATATAATATATGCTAGAGATAATAGATATATTACTAGAACACGTGTATACAAATTAGAGGATTTAGAATATTTTCCATGTTCTTGCCCAATATGTTCTAAATATACACCTAAAGACTTGCTTGAAATGAATGAAAAAGAAAGAACAAGAGCATTAGCTATTCATAACCTTTATACCATTTTAGAAGAATTCAAAGCAACCAAACAAGCAATTAAGGAAGGGAGACTATTTGAATACCTTCAAGAGAAAGCTTACTCTCATCCTGCAGTATATTCTGCATTCAAGAGATTGATAAAATATAAAGAATATTTAGAAAAATATGACCCTAGAGTAAGGGGAGATCCAAAAGGTTTACTTTTGTTTGATAATAAATCTTTACATAGGCCAGAAATTATACGCCACTCAAGATTTTTAGAAAGGTACGTGCAAAAGAAAGACAAAATACATATATACTGTTATGATAAGACGATAAGCGATACTGCTTATGATTATATTAAAAGTATAAAGGAAACAATACCTAATCATAATACCGGCGACATATTTATAGCAATACCATTTTTTGGTTTAATACCATTAGAGGTCTCAGATTCCTATCCACTATCTCAATTCGAGATTCCTAACGAAGTAGATGAAGATGTAATAGCTGACATGAAAACTAAAATCATTTCATTCTTAAAAAGTAAAAACTATCAAAAAGTAGAATTAGTCAACTGTGAAAAACTAGGTTTACATATAGACTCTATCAGCACTTCCCCTTGA
- a CDS encoding proteasome assembly chaperone family protein — protein MSNVKIIIKKDLSELKGSTFITGFRTIGEVGYLATRHLALKRKMERIGYVVTKYYRDVTFVDDYGIATPFDIFYDKDKHLVLLLNHILPFQREWNDFASEVIKWVKKLSINNILLVGALDKRYKVGNESLKWLKTSKCNLNLDYPQLDKQLLMVGPLALFTLHSEIEDLPALVLLPYADRERTDPVAAAIAIEVLNKMLSLNVSVDELYEEAKRIEEDLQKQMELLQKELSRGSADRVYM, from the coding sequence ATGAGTAATGTTAAGATAATAATAAAGAAAGACTTAAGTGAGCTAAAAGGTTCTACATTTATAACTGGATTTAGGACGATAGGGGAGGTAGGCTATTTAGCCACAAGACATTTAGCCTTAAAAAGGAAAATGGAAAGAATAGGGTATGTTGTAACTAAATATTATAGAGATGTCACGTTTGTAGATGATTACGGTATCGCGACGCCTTTCGATATATTTTATGACAAGGATAAACATTTAGTATTATTACTTAATCATATTTTGCCATTTCAACGTGAATGGAATGATTTTGCTTCAGAAGTTATAAAATGGGTTAAGAAGTTATCAATTAATAATATACTTCTTGTAGGAGCGCTAGATAAGAGGTATAAAGTTGGAAATGAGAGTTTAAAATGGCTTAAAACATCAAAATGCAATTTGAATCTAGATTACCCTCAATTAGACAAACAATTACTAATGGTAGGTCCATTAGCGTTATTTACTTTGCATTCTGAAATTGAAGACTTGCCGGCATTAGTTTTGTTACCATATGCGGATCGTGAAAGGACAGATCCAGTAGCAGCTGCAATTGCAATAGAAGTCTTAAATAAAATGCTTAGTTTAAATGTTAGCGTAGATGAATTATACGAGGAGGCAAAAAGAATAGAAGAGGATTTACAAAAACAAATGGAGTTATTGCAGAAAGAATTATCAAGGGGAAGTGCTGATAGAGTCTATATGTAA
- a CDS encoding PUA domain-containing protein, with protein MAEYQFDYNISRCLFPEDARFLIQRSLNTKKIRNVLTSEGELYLVLRAQDVLFSLTLLSGGVIKNCSKFPEYRVVIPKNLEEFIKNGRNVFSKHVIAVDKRIRAGDEVIVVNENDELIAIGKAKLSGEEMMEYKRGMAVHVKRGVLDE; from the coding sequence ATTGCAGAATATCAATTCGATTATAATATTTCTAGATGTTTGTTTCCTGAGGATGCGCGTTTTTTAATTCAAAGATCCTTAAATACAAAGAAAATCAGAAACGTGCTAACAAGTGAGGGAGAATTGTATTTGGTGCTAAGGGCTCAAGATGTTTTATTTTCCCTTACCTTGTTAAGTGGGGGTGTAATTAAGAACTGTTCAAAGTTTCCAGAATATAGAGTTGTAATACCCAAAAATTTAGAAGAATTCATAAAAAATGGAAGAAATGTTTTCTCTAAACACGTAATAGCAGTTGATAAGCGAATAAGGGCTGGGGATGAGGTAATAGTTGTAAATGAAAATGACGAGCTGATAGCAATAGGTAAAGCTAAATTATCCGGAGAAGAAATGATGGAGTATAAGAGAGGTATGGCAGTTCACGTGAAAAGAGGTGTATTAGATGAGTAA